The following coding sequences are from one Panicum hallii strain FIL2 chromosome 5, PHallii_v3.1, whole genome shotgun sequence window:
- the LOC112891463 gene encoding uncharacterized protein LOC112891463: MVNTKRVEPVQGGGLPLAALNHISVVCRSLESSVHFYRNVLGFIPIRRPGSFDFDGAWLFNYGIGIHLLQAEDPESMPPKKTQIDPKDNHISFQCESMEAVQRRLKELGVRYVQRRVEEGGIFVDQLFFHDPDGFMVEVCTCDNLPIVPLVPVEGSAILGLPPPAPACKRPAAATLRPAPPLPVPVAVPAPVSAAAAVPPAQCVPAKAGSYVGEVKAAGIVGTPAF, encoded by the exons ATGGTGAACACGAAGCGCGTCGAGCCGGTGCAGGGCGGCGGCCTCCCGCTGGCGGCGCTGAACCACATCTCGGTCGTGTGCCGGTCGCTCGAGAGCTCCGTGCACTTCTACCGGAACGTCCTCGGGTTCATCCCCATCCGCCGCCCGGGATCCTTCGACTTCGACGGCGCATG GCTGTTCAACTACGGCATCGGCATCCATCTTCTGCAGGCGGAGGACCCCGAGAGCATGCCCCCGAAGAAGACGCAGATCGACCCCAAGGACAACCACATCTCCTTCCAG TGCGAGAGCATGGAGGCGGTGCAGCGGCGGCTCAAGGAGCTGGGCGTCCGCTACGTGCAGCGGCGCGTGGAGGAGGGCGGCATCTTCGTGGACCAGCTCTTCTTCCACGACCCCGACGGCTTCATGGTCGAGGTCTGCACCTGCGACAACCTCCCCATCGTGCCCCTCGTCCCCGTCGAGGGCAGCGCCATCCTCGGCCTgccgcccccggcgccggccTGCAAGAGGCCAGCTGCAGCGACCCTCAGgccagcgccgccgcttcccgtcCCCGTGgcggtgccggcgccggtctcggccgcggccgcggtgcCGCCCGCGCAGTGCGTTCCGGCGAAGGCCGGCAGCTACGTCGGCGAGGTAAAGGCGGCGGGCATCGTCGGAACACCGGCATTTTGA
- the LOC112891992 gene encoding probable cellulose synthase A catalytic subunit 1 [UDP-forming], translated as MAANRGMVAGSRDGVVTIRHDGDGPTAKQLKNANEQICQICGDTVGFSATGDVFVACNECAFPVCRPCYEYERKEGNQCCPQCKTRYKRHKGSSRVPGDEEEDGVDDLDNEFNYAQGNGKGPQWQLQGQGEDVDLSSSSRHEPHHRIPCLTSGQQISGDIPDASPDRHSIRSPTPSYVDPSIPVPVRIVDPSKDLNSYGVGSVDWKERVESWRVKQEKNMIQVTHKYAAEGKGDIEGTGSNGEDLQMADDARLPLSRIVPISPNELNLYRIVIVLRLIILCFFFQYRITHPVWDAYGLWLVSVICEVWFALSWLLDQFPKWYPINRETYLDRLALRYDREGEPSQLAPIDVFVSTVDPLKEPPLITANTVLSILAVDYPVDKVSCYVSDDGSAMLTFEALSETAEFARKWVPFCKKHNIEPRAPEFYFAQKIDYLKDKVQPSFVKERRAMKREYEEFKVRINALVAKAQKIPEEGWTMADGTPWPGNNPRDHPGMIQVFLGHSGGLDTDGNELPRLVYVSREKRPGFQHHKKAGAMNALIRVSAVLTNGAYLLNVDCDHYFNSSKALREAMCFMMDPALGRKTCYVQFPQRFDGIDLHDRYANRNIVFFDINMKGLDGIQGPVYVGTGCCFNRQALYGYDPVLTEADLEPNIIIKSCCGGRKKKDKSYIDSKNRAMKRTESSAPIFNMEDIEEGFEGYEDERSLLMSQKSLEKRFGQSPIFIASTFMTQGGIPPSTNPASLLKEAIHVISCGYEDKTEWGKEIGWIYGSVTEDILTGFKMHARGWISIYCMPLRPCFKGSAPINLSDRLNQVLRWALGSVEILLSRHCPIWYGYNGRLKLLERLAYINTIVYPITSIPLIAYCVLPAICLLTNKFIIPEISNYAGMFFILLFASIFATGILELRWSGVGIEDWWRNEQFWVIGGTSAHLFAVFQGLLKVLAGIDTNFTVTSKATDDEGDFSELYVFKWTSLLIPPTTVLVINLVGIVAGVSYAINSGYQSWGPLFGKLFFSIWVILHLYPFLKGLMGKQNRTPTIVIVWSILLASIFSLLWVKIDPFISPTQKALSRGQCGVNC; from the exons GCTAAGCAATTGAAAAATGCAAACGAACAGATATGTCAAATCTGCGGTGACACTGTGGGGTTCTCAGCTACGGGCGACGTCTTTGTTGCCTGCAACGAATGTGCCTTTCCAGTTTGTCGGCCATGCTATGAATATGAGCGTAAGGAGGGGAATCAGTGCTGTCCCCAGTGCAAGACCAGATACAAGAGGCACAAAG GGAGCTCTCGAGTTCCTGGagatgaggaggaggatggaGTTGATGATTTGGATAATGAATTCAACTACGCGCAAGGCAATGGCAAAGGTCCTCAGTGGCAGCTGCAGGGACAAGGGGAAGATGTTGATCTCTCTTCGTCTTCTCGGCATGAACCACATCATAGGATTCCGTGCCTGACAAGTGGGCAGCAG ATATCTGGAGATATCCCTGATGCTTCTCCTGACCGCCATTCTATTCGCAGCCCAACACCAAGCTATGTTGATCCAAGCATTCCAG TACCTGTAAGGATTGTGGACCCCTCGAAGGACTTGAATTCTTATGGTGTTGGAAGTGTTGACTGGAAAGAAAGAGTCGAGAGCTGGAGAGTTAAACAGGAGAAAAATATGATACAGGTGACTCATAAATATGCAGCAGAAGGGAAGGGGGATATTGAAGGAACTGGCTCAAATGGTGAAGATCTGCAAAT GGCTGACGATGCACGTCTACCCCTAAGTCGCATAGTGCCCATATCTCCTAATGAGCTTAACCTTTATCGAATAGTGATCGTTCTCCGGCTTATCAtcctctgcttcttcttccAGTATCGTATAACTCATCCAGTATGGGATGCTTATGGATTGTGGCTTGTATCTGTTATTTGTGAAGTTTGGTTTGCCTTGTCTTGGCTTCTAGATCAGTTTCCAAAGTGGTATCCTATCAACCGTGAAACTTACCTGGATAGACTTGCATTGAG ATATGACAGAGAGGGTGAGCCATCGCAGTTGGCTCCAATTGATGTCTTTGTCAGTACAGTGGACCCACTTAAGGAACCTCCTCTAATTACTGCCAACACTGTCCTGTCCATTCTTGCTGTGGATTACCCTGTTGACAAAGTATCATGCTATGTGTCTGATGATGGTTCAGCTATGTTGACTTTTGAAGCACTGTCAGAAACTGCAGAGTTTGCAAGGAAATGGGTTCCTTTTTGCAAGAAACACAACATTGAACCCAGGGCTCCAGAGTTTTACTTTGCTCAAAAGATAGATTACCTGAAGGACAAGGTACAACCTTCTTTTGTGAAAGAAAGGCGGGCTATGAAG AGGGAGTATGAAGAGTTCAAGGTACGGATCAACGCCCTTGTAGCAAAAGCTCAGAAAATACCTGAAGAGGGATGGACCATGGCTGATGGCACTCCTTGGCCTGGAAATAACCCAAGAGACCATCCAGGAATGATCCAG GTATTCTTGGGGCACAGTGGTGGGCTTGACACTGATGGAAATGAGTTGCCACGGCTCGTTTATGTTTCTCGTGAAAAGAGGCCAGGCTTCCAACATCACAAGAAGGCTGGTGCCATGAATGCTTTG ATTCGTGTATCAGCTGTCTTGACAAATGGTGCTTATCTTCTTAATGTGGATTGTGATCACTACTTCAATAGCAGCAAAGCTCTTAGAGAAGCTATGTGCTTCATGATGGATCCAGCACTAGGAAGGAAAACTTGCTATGTCCAGTTTCCTCAAAGATTTGATGGTATAGACTTGCATGATCGATATGCGAACCGAAACATTGTCTTCTTTGAT ATTAATATGAAGGGTTTAGATGGCATTCAAGGGCCAGTTTATGTGGGAACAGGATGCTGTTTCAATAGGCAGGCCTTGTATGGATATGATCCTGTATTGACAGAAGCTGATTTGGAGCCTAACATTATCATTAAAAGTTGCTGTGGTGGCagaaagaagaaggacaagagCTATATTGATTCCAAAAACCGTGCTATGAAGAGAACCGAATCTTCTGCTCCTATCTTCAACATGGAAGATATAGAAGAGGGCTTTGAAG GTTATGAGGATGAAAGATCACTGCTTATGTCCCAGAAAAGCTTGGAGAAACGCTTTGGCCAGTCCCCAATTTTTATTGCGTCCACCTTTATGACTCAAGGTGGCATACCACCTTCAACAAATCCAGCTTCCCTGCTAAAGGAAGCTATCCATGTGATCAGTTGCGGATATGAGGACAAGACAGAATGGGGAAAAGAG ATTGGATGGATATATGGCTCTGTTACTGAGGATATTTTAACTGGGTTCAAGATGCATGCAAGAGGTTGGATATCCATCTACTGCATGCCACTTCGACCTTGCTTCAAGGGTTCTGCTCCAATTAACCTTTCTGATCGTCTCAATCAAGTTTTACGTTGGGCTCTTGGTTCAGTTGAAATTCTGCTCAGCAGACACTGTCCTATCTGGTATGGTTACAATGGAAGGCTAAAGCTTCTGGAGAGATTGGCGTACATCAACACCATTGTTTATCCAATTACATCCATCCCACTAATAGCCTATTGCGTCCTTCCTGCTATCTGTTTACTTACCAACAAATTTATTATTCCTGAG ATTAGCAATTATGCTGGAATGTTCTTCATTCTGCTTTTTGCCTCCATCTTTGCTACCGGTATTCTGGAGCTTCGATGGAGTGGTGTCGGTATTGAGGACTGGTGGAGAAATGAGCAGTTTTGGGTCATTGGTGGCACCTCTGCACATCTCTTTGCTGTATTCCAAGGTCTACTGAAAGTGTTGGCAGGGATTGACACAAACTTTACCGTTACATCAAAGGCAACTGACGATGAGGGTGATTTTTCTGAGCTATATGTGTTCAAGTGGACAAGCCTTCTAATCCCCCCAACCACCGTGCTCGTGATCAACCTGGTGGGCATAGTGGCAGGAGTGTCATACGCTATCAACAGTGGCTACCAATCCTGGGGTCCGCTTTTTGGGAAGCTTTTCTTCTCAATCTGGGTGATCCTCCATCTCTACCCTTTCCTGAAGGGTCTCATGGGGAAACAGAACCGCACACCGACTATCGTCATCGTCTGGTCCATCCTCCTCGCTTCCATCTTCTCGCTGCTGTGGGTGAAGATCGATCCTTTCATTTCGCCTACCCAGAAAGCTCTTTCCCGGGGGCAATGCGGCGTAAACTGCTGA